A portion of the Paenibacillus marchantiae genome contains these proteins:
- a CDS encoding right-handed parallel beta-helix repeat-containing protein — protein sequence MDVLHTKKGGIIIPVTEQEDITNFTTISLTDYGAVPDSELDTQPAMARAIQAAAEISGPVVLDCARGRYHFYPEEAIRAPYYISNTTSEEENPDVTKTIAILLKEMNDVTLEGNGSLFIFHGKQTLFLLDNCTNVEIRNLRTDYHQPTVTEMTIISSGKHYFDARIHPDSRYHIRDNKLTWLGEGWSFAEGPMQTYDPLRNTTWRIDNWLELAQSVEELEPMTIRLHFDFQPDVVPGHVLQNRDGIRDQVGAFMTECSDITWRDVSLHFLHGLGVVGQFSTNLTFSRMNLAPRTETERTVAGFADFLHISSCRGKVAVRDSYFSGSHDDPVNVHGTYLRIVDQPAVDCVKVQFMHPQTHGFPAFYPGDEIEFVRSGSLTTYASNNVVAVEHLSARELLLTLAHPVPDGIGSHDVIENVTWTPEVEITNNHFARVPTRGILVTTRRKVLITGNTFERMSMNAILIAVDAESWYESGRVEDVTISDNHFIECGGSEHPVIFISPENVVVDESAPVHRQVVILNNRFETCSDVPILSAKSTCGLVFKSNKICSSSETGKLSGVEEAVYAIACSEVDIADNTFTNVPEGTD from the coding sequence ATGGATGTGTTACATACCAAGAAGGGTGGGATCATCATTCCTGTGACAGAACAAGAAGATATCACGAATTTCACGACGATAAGTTTGACGGATTATGGCGCTGTGCCGGACTCTGAGTTGGACACCCAGCCAGCCATGGCTCGTGCAATTCAGGCGGCGGCCGAAATTTCTGGTCCGGTGGTGCTGGACTGTGCGAGAGGCAGATATCATTTCTACCCGGAGGAGGCGATTCGGGCGCCTTATTATATCTCCAATACGACGAGTGAAGAAGAGAATCCAGACGTAACCAAGACTATTGCCATTTTGCTTAAAGAAATGAACGATGTAACCCTGGAGGGCAACGGCTCTCTGTTTATTTTCCACGGCAAACAGACCCTGTTTTTGCTGGACAATTGCACCAATGTAGAGATTCGCAACCTGCGTACAGACTATCACCAGCCGACGGTGACCGAGATGACGATTATCTCAAGCGGAAAGCATTATTTCGATGCCCGCATTCACCCCGATTCCCGTTATCACATTCGGGACAACAAGCTAACCTGGCTCGGTGAAGGCTGGAGTTTTGCGGAAGGTCCCATGCAAACCTATGATCCATTACGGAATACAACCTGGCGAATCGACAATTGGCTGGAATTGGCCCAATCTGTGGAAGAGCTTGAGCCCATGACCATCCGTTTGCATTTTGATTTTCAACCTGATGTGGTCCCTGGTCATGTGCTACAAAACCGCGATGGCATTCGTGATCAAGTTGGAGCTTTTATGACCGAATGCTCGGATATAACGTGGAGAGACGTGAGTCTGCATTTTCTGCACGGACTCGGGGTCGTCGGACAGTTCAGCACAAATCTGACCTTCTCACGGATGAACCTGGCTCCCCGTACCGAAACGGAACGTACGGTTGCCGGCTTTGCGGATTTTCTGCACATCTCCAGCTGCAGAGGCAAGGTTGCCGTAAGGGACAGCTATTTTTCCGGTTCGCATGATGATCCTGTCAATGTCCACGGTACCTATTTACGAATTGTAGATCAGCCAGCAGTGGATTGCGTGAAGGTTCAATTTATGCATCCCCAGACGCATGGGTTTCCAGCATTTTATCCTGGTGATGAAATCGAATTTGTCCGTTCCGGTTCGTTGACGACCTACGCCTCCAACAATGTGGTTGCGGTTGAGCATTTAAGTGCTCGTGAGCTTTTACTGACTCTTGCTCATCCGGTACCGGACGGTATTGGCAGCCATGATGTCATTGAGAATGTAACCTGGACACCTGAAGTGGAAATTACAAATAATCATTTTGCCCGAGTACCAACACGAGGCATCCTCGTAACAACTCGTCGGAAAGTGCTGATTACCGGGAATACGTTTGAACGCATGTCCATGAATGCCATTTTGATTGCGGTGGATGCCGAGTCCTGGTATGAGTCCGGAAGGGTAGAGGATGTGACGATCTCCGATAACCATTTTATTGAATGTGGCGGCAGTGAGCATCCCGTGATATTCATATCCCCGGAGAATGTGGTGGTTGATGAGAGCGCTCCGGTCCACCGACAGGTGGTTATCCTGAATAACCGTTTCGAAACTTGTAGTGATGTCCCGATTCTAAGCGCCAAATCCACTTGTGGGTTGGTTTTTAAGTCGAATAAAATATGTTCCTCCAGCGAGACAGGAAAGTTATCCGGCGTTGAAGAAGCAGTCTATGCAATAGCCTGCAGCGAGGTTGACATTGCGGATAATACGTTCACTAATGTTCCAGAAGGTACTGACTAG
- a CDS encoding glycoside hydrolase family 95 protein, which translates to MKLQYDKPAHVWTEGLPIGNGRLGGMIFGGVEQEKISLNEDTLWSGYPKNGNNPGAKDALPKVRKLLQEERYTEADTLTREMMGPYTQSYLPFGDLLLRFEHGNIYHSYKRTLDVEHAVHSLEYQIGHVIYTREMFASHPDQVLVLRLAASVEGALNVHASLDSPLRHVTSVREGRFVMEGTAPEHVDPSYVASDDPIRYGDPGNNKGMVFEGQLAVKTEDGQVTVDGSGIHVLGATTATFYFSAATSFNGMDAIPGVEGKDTSFTASSFLNEAVAKPYDSLLDSHIADYRLLFDRVKLQLGNSPAPEQMSTEQRITTYGAEDPGLVELLFHYGRYLLITSSRPGTQAANLQGIWNAVTRPPWSSNYTLNINTEMNYWPAEICNLAECHEPLLDLISNLAKKGVETAQVNYGTRGWTTHHNTDIWGQTAPVGNYGDGDPSWAFWPMGGIWLTQHLWEHYAFSGDETYLRNSAYPVMKEAALFALDWLIDDGSGHLVTSPSTSPEHKFRTAEGVAAVSPGSTMDISLIWELFTNCIEASEILGTDLDFRKELVSIRERLLPLQVGKYGQLQEWAKDYEDEDIYHRHTSHLVGVYPGRQLSDEETPELFVAARTSLERRGDESTGWSLGWRVALWSRFREGNRSLHLLSNMLRLVRDGASEQYNHGGVYPNLLGAHPPFQIDGNFAASAGIAEMLLQSHRPYMELLPALPDAWQQGNISGLRARGGFEVSIRWDNGQLVEAHITSHLGRECVLRGEGPIVVTLDGSVVETENTDLNIISFPTSAGRTYKIKLS; encoded by the coding sequence ATGAAACTTCAATATGACAAACCTGCACATGTATGGACGGAAGGGCTTCCCATTGGTAATGGCCGTCTGGGCGGTATGATCTTTGGTGGAGTGGAGCAGGAGAAAATCAGCTTAAATGAGGATACTTTATGGTCCGGTTATCCGAAGAACGGCAACAATCCTGGCGCAAAGGACGCTCTGCCAAAGGTCCGCAAGCTGTTACAGGAGGAACGTTATACAGAAGCGGACACGCTGACCAGAGAAATGATGGGACCTTACACTCAATCGTACCTGCCTTTCGGGGATTTACTCCTACGTTTTGAGCACGGGAACATCTACCATTCCTATAAGCGGACGCTGGATGTAGAACATGCAGTGCACAGCCTTGAATATCAGATTGGCCATGTTATATATACCCGTGAAATGTTTGCGTCGCATCCTGATCAGGTACTTGTACTGCGGCTGGCTGCGAGTGTGGAAGGTGCGTTGAATGTACATGCGTCACTGGATAGCCCGCTTCGGCATGTGACTAGTGTTAGGGAAGGCCGCTTTGTTATGGAAGGAACGGCCCCTGAACATGTCGATCCCAGCTATGTTGCAAGCGACGATCCGATCCGATACGGTGACCCCGGAAATAACAAGGGCATGGTCTTTGAAGGACAGCTAGCGGTAAAGACAGAGGACGGACAGGTAACTGTGGATGGCAGTGGAATTCATGTATTGGGTGCGACAACGGCAACTTTTTATTTCAGTGCGGCAACAAGTTTTAATGGTATGGATGCCATTCCGGGAGTCGAGGGGAAAGATACTTCCTTCACTGCAAGTTCATTTCTGAATGAGGCGGTAGCCAAGCCATATGACAGCCTGCTTGACTCCCATATTGCGGATTATCGTCTGCTCTTCGATCGGGTGAAGCTTCAGCTGGGGAATTCACCTGCTCCGGAGCAGATGTCCACTGAACAGCGGATTACGACCTATGGGGCGGAGGATCCGGGGCTTGTGGAGCTTCTCTTTCATTATGGGCGCTACTTGCTGATCACAAGCTCCCGTCCTGGAACGCAGGCTGCGAATCTTCAGGGCATATGGAATGCAGTAACTCGTCCTCCATGGAGCAGCAATTACACGCTGAATATTAATACTGAAATGAACTATTGGCCGGCTGAAATATGCAATTTGGCTGAATGCCATGAGCCATTGCTGGACTTGATCAGCAATTTGGCGAAGAAGGGCGTTGAGACCGCACAGGTCAACTATGGTACCCGAGGCTGGACCACGCATCATAACACGGATATTTGGGGACAGACGGCACCGGTGGGCAATTATGGTGACGGTGATCCAAGCTGGGCTTTCTGGCCGATGGGAGGTATTTGGCTGACCCAGCATTTATGGGAGCATTATGCCTTCAGCGGAGATGAGACGTATTTGCGGAATTCCGCGTATCCAGTGATGAAGGAAGCTGCGCTGTTCGCACTGGACTGGCTCATTGACGATGGTAGCGGTCACCTTGTGACTTCGCCTTCAACTTCGCCGGAGCATAAATTCCGGACAGCGGAAGGTGTAGCAGCGGTCAGTCCGGGTTCAACCATGGATATCTCATTAATCTGGGAGTTGTTCACCAACTGTATTGAAGCCTCGGAAATACTTGGAACGGACCTGGATTTCAGAAAAGAACTGGTGAGCATTCGCGAACGCCTTCTGCCGCTGCAAGTCGGGAAATATGGCCAATTGCAGGAGTGGGCGAAGGACTATGAGGATGAGGACATTTACCACCGGCATACCTCGCATCTGGTAGGCGTGTATCCGGGTCGACAGCTTTCGGACGAAGAGACACCAGAGTTGTTTGTCGCCGCCAGAACCTCCCTTGAGCGGCGGGGAGACGAAAGCACGGGTTGGAGCCTGGGATGGCGTGTTGCACTTTGGAGCCGTTTCAGGGAAGGAAATCGTTCCCTGCATCTGCTCTCCAACATGCTGCGTCTGGTCAGAGATGGAGCGTCGGAACAATACAACCATGGCGGTGTATATCCGAATCTTCTGGGCGCACATCCTCCGTTTCAGATCGACGGCAACTTCGCGGCCTCTGCCGGGATAGCCGAGATGCTGCTGCAATCTCACCGTCCTTATATGGAACTGCTACCTGCACTGCCGGATGCTTGGCAACAGGGCAACATTTCCGGCCTGCGTGCCCGAGGTGGATTTGAGGTCAGTATCCGGTGGGACAACGGACAACTCGTAGAAGCGCACATCACTTCACACCTGGGTCGGGAGTGTGTGCTTAGAGGTGAAGGCCCAATTGTGGTAACGCTTGACGGCAGCGTGGTTGAGACGGAGAACACCGATTTAAATATCATAAGTTTCCCTACATCTGCAGGACGTACTTACAAGATTAAGTTGAGTTAA
- a CDS encoding alpha-galactosidase yields MMLTSDTAVQVQQQNVNLVSVTNGHVSLEINLENGEVSFIGKHSSHVKGIRSAFRWQGREYSTDHYQNHELTAQEDIVREGFGKGIRLVVLHKASLLPQLEQHFYMYESSPYVLVQTTIVGDEELKANRMAVIQSKTISLSGESGQNEPSILRVPFDNDKWVRYTVVKPPLDVESYEATALFAPDSRRGIVMGSLTHKVWKTGIRMQSEKSGQIEGLDLYGGAVGELTRDSQPHGYVKGKRVESPLVFVGFYEDYREGLEAYGRANSWIEAQLPWEGGVPIGWNSWSAAMSDLDYDLYTATSDFLKNEVQPLGFENEDTLYINFDAFWDNFTPEEMKSALDRVRQNGHRAGTYWTPFAFWGGPDQFSQAVEGTNGKYTYADILLRDSEGEILPDVDGGLAIDPTHPGNLQRIDWFTDKFISEGFEYIKLDFLAHGSLEGQHHNPNITTGIAAYHYGMSYLQHKLSPEVIGRPFFINLSIAPLFPYAFAHSRRISCDVFGTLADTEYMLNSLTHGWWMSNTLYRYNDPDHSVLYKSFNQEATGWHEGRSRLTASVIAGTVLLLGDDFRKEDAAERAKEWLGNKEILNVARMGKTFRPVEGDFGKLSSDVFVLESSEEKSFYLAVFNFDAAQAAVKSISLERAGLNTNAVYSLQDLWEGSQGETSGELTVSLEPAESKIFRLTVKGN; encoded by the coding sequence ATGATGCTAACTAGCGATACAGCCGTACAAGTGCAGCAACAGAATGTTAATCTTGTAAGCGTTACAAATGGCCACGTGAGCCTGGAGATCAATCTTGAAAATGGTGAAGTGTCCTTCATCGGCAAGCATTCTTCCCATGTGAAGGGCATTCGTAGTGCTTTTCGCTGGCAGGGCCGGGAATACAGCACGGATCATTATCAGAACCATGAGCTGACGGCACAGGAAGATATTGTTCGAGAAGGATTTGGAAAAGGCATCCGCTTGGTCGTTCTGCATAAAGCCTCGTTGCTGCCGCAACTGGAGCAGCATTTCTATATGTATGAATCCTCACCGTATGTACTGGTGCAGACCACTATAGTCGGTGATGAAGAGCTTAAGGCGAATCGCATGGCTGTCATCCAATCCAAAACCATATCACTCAGCGGAGAATCCGGCCAGAATGAACCAAGCATTCTGCGTGTTCCGTTTGACAACGATAAATGGGTCAGATATACGGTGGTTAAGCCGCCGCTTGATGTGGAGAGTTATGAGGCGACAGCCTTGTTCGCGCCCGACAGCCGCCGGGGAATTGTGATGGGTTCCCTTACGCATAAGGTATGGAAAACAGGGATTCGTATGCAAAGCGAAAAAAGCGGACAAATTGAGGGACTTGATCTGTACGGCGGTGCGGTGGGTGAACTGACTCGCGATTCCCAGCCTCATGGTTATGTGAAGGGAAAAAGAGTTGAATCTCCATTGGTATTCGTCGGGTTCTATGAAGACTACCGTGAAGGTCTTGAAGCCTACGGTAGGGCTAATAGCTGGATTGAGGCTCAATTACCTTGGGAGGGCGGTGTCCCCATCGGATGGAACAGCTGGTCTGCGGCTATGAGTGATCTGGACTATGATCTATATACAGCGACCAGCGATTTTCTGAAAAATGAAGTGCAGCCGCTTGGATTCGAGAATGAGGATACGTTATATATCAACTTTGATGCTTTCTGGGACAATTTTACGCCGGAAGAGATGAAGAGCGCACTGGACCGAGTACGGCAAAACGGACATAGAGCGGGAACGTACTGGACCCCATTTGCCTTCTGGGGAGGGCCTGATCAGTTCAGTCAAGCGGTCGAAGGAACGAACGGCAAATACACCTATGCAGATATTCTGCTGCGTGACAGTGAGGGCGAAATTCTGCCAGATGTAGACGGTGGTCTGGCGATAGACCCGACACATCCTGGCAACCTGCAAAGAATCGACTGGTTCACGGATAAATTCATCTCGGAAGGTTTCGAATATATCAAACTGGATTTCTTGGCACATGGCTCGTTGGAGGGACAGCACCACAATCCGAATATTACAACAGGGATCGCGGCTTATCACTATGGCATGTCTTATTTGCAGCATAAGCTCTCGCCAGAAGTAATCGGACGGCCATTTTTCATTAACTTGTCCATCGCTCCATTATTTCCATATGCATTTGCCCACAGCCGCCGTATTTCCTGTGATGTCTTCGGTACACTTGCGGATACGGAATATATGCTGAACTCGCTGACACACGGTTGGTGGATGAGCAATACGCTCTATCGCTACAATGATCCGGATCATTCGGTGTTATACAAGAGCTTCAACCAGGAAGCTACCGGCTGGCATGAAGGACGTAGCCGCCTGACTGCTTCAGTCATTGCCGGTACGGTGCTTCTACTCGGGGATGACTTCCGCAAAGAGGATGCTGCCGAACGAGCAAAAGAATGGCTTGGTAACAAGGAGATTTTGAACGTTGCTCGTATGGGCAAAACCTTCCGACCAGTTGAAGGTGATTTTGGGAAGCTGTCTTCTGACGTGTTTGTCCTTGAATCGTCGGAAGAGAAAAGTTTCTATCTCGCCGTCTTCAACTTTGATGCTGCACAGGCTGCGGTGAAATCCATCTCGCTGGAGCGGGCCGGACTAAACACCAATGCCGTTTACAGTTTGCAAGATCTGTGGGAAGGCTCACAAGGGGAAACGTCTGGAGAGCTTACGGTCTCACTGGAACCGGCGGAATCCAAAATCTTCAGATTGACCGTGAAGGGAAACTGA